In Zingiber officinale cultivar Zhangliang chromosome 6A, Zo_v1.1, whole genome shotgun sequence, a single genomic region encodes these proteins:
- the LOC121998559 gene encoding uncharacterized protein LOC121998559 produces the protein MDKRRCYSAERLLASPAEFGDGGGGADLPDLSEDDVWPAFSDDHSSAEIDDDYHRWPRTDRGGDGRWADRHVGGLSLAFEEAYRGTAAPPRREKRIPAAASAPVDVPAWPRHLRAGSGGPPPDPEVEEDSSETEWLPPHEYLAREHGRSAATSSVLEGAGRTLKGRDMSRVRDAVWSQTGFFG, from the coding sequence ATGGACAAGAGGCGATGCTACAGTGCGGAGCGGCTCCTTGCGTCGCCGGCGGAATtcggcgacggcggcggcggcgccgaTCTTCCAGACCTCTCCGAGGACGACGTCTGGCCCGCCTTCTCCGACGATCACTCATCGGCGGAAATCGACGACGACTACCATCGCTGGCCGCGGACGGACCGCGGCGGCGATGGTCGGTGGGCCGATCGGCACGTCGGCGGGCTTTCCCTCGCCTTCGAGGAAGCCTACCGCGGGACGGCCGCCCCGCCGCGGCGGGAGAAGCGGATCCCGGCGGCGGCATCTGCGCCGGTCGACGTTCCTGCCTGGCCGCGGCATCTCCGGGCCGGATCAGGCGGTCCGCCTCCGGATCCGGAGGTGGAGGAGGACTCGTCGGAGACGGAGTGGCTCCCCCCGCACGAGTACCTGGCGCGGGAGCACGGGCGGAGCGCCGCGACGTCCTCGGTCTTGGAAGGCGCCGGGCGGACGCTCAAAGGCCGCGACATGAGCCGGGTTCGCGACGCGGTCTGGAGCCAGACCGGCTTCTTCGGTTGA